The following are encoded together in the Vidua macroura isolate BioBank_ID:100142 chromosome 6, ASM2450914v1, whole genome shotgun sequence genome:
- the NKX2-1 gene encoding homeobox protein Nkx-2.1 — protein sequence MSMSPKHTTPFSVSDILSPLEESYKKVGMEASNLGAPLSAYRQSQVSQPAMQQHPMGHNGTVTAAYHMTAAGVPQLSHATMGGYCNGNLGNMSELPPYQDTMRNSASATGWYGTNPDPRFSSISRFMAPSSGMNMGGMGSLGSLGDVSKSMAPLQSTPRRKRRVLFSQAQVYELERRFKQQKYLSAPEREHLASMIHLTPTQVKIWFQNHRYKMKRQAKDKAAQQQMQQENGSCQQQQSPRRVAVPVLVKDGKPCQAGSNTPTAAIQSHQQQAATTITVATNGNSLGQHQSHQTNSAGQSPDMGQHSASPSSLQSQVSSLSHLNSSTSDYGTAMSCSTLLYGRTW from the exons ATGTCGATGAGCCCAAAGCATACGACTCCTTTCTCAGTGTCTGACATCTTGAGTCCTTTGGAGGAAAGCTACAAGAAAGTGGGCATGGAGGCCAGTAACTTGGGGGCTCCCCTGTCAGCCTACAGACAGTCTCAGGTTTCTCAGCCGGCCATGCAGCAGCACCCCATGGGCCACAACGGAACAGTGACTGCCGCCTACCATATGACAGCGGCAGGGGtcccccagctctcccatgcTACGATGGGGGGCTATTGCAATGGGAACCTGGGCAACATGAGCGAGCTGCCGCCTTACCAGGACACCATGAGGAACAGCGCTTCGGCGACAGGATGGTACGGCACCAACCCGGATCCCCGCTTTTCCTCAA TCTCCCGCTTCATGGCGCCGTCCTCGGGCATGAACATGGGAGGCATGGGCAGCCTCGGCTCCCTGGGAGACGTGAGCAAGAGCATGGCCCCGCTCCAGAGCACGCCGCGGAGGAAACGGAGGGTCCTTTTTTCGCAGGCCCAGGTTTACGAGCTGGAGAGACGTTTCAAGCAACAGAAATACCTCTCCGCCCCGGAGAGGGAACATTTAGCCAGCATGATACATCTCACCCCGACTCAGGTCAAAATCTGGTTCCAGAATCACCGCTACAAGATGAAACGCCAGGCCAAAGACAAGGCTGCGCAGCAGCAGATGCAACAGGAGAAcggctcctgccagcagcagcagtctcccagaagggtggcagtgccagtgctTGTGAAGGATGGCAAGCCCTGCCAAGCAGGCTCCAACACACCCACAGCAGCTATCCAGAGCCATCAGCAGCAGGCAGCTACAACGATCACAGTGGCTACCAATGGCAACAGCCTCGGACAGCATCAGAGCCACCAGACAAACAGTGCGGGGCAGTCTCCAGACATGGGACAGCACTCGGCCAGCCcttcctctctgcagagccaaGTCTCCAGTTTGTCTCACCTAAACTCTTCTACTTCTGACTATGGCACTGCCATGTCTTGCTCCACCTTGCTATACGGTAGGACCTGGTAA